One genomic segment of Pongo pygmaeus isolate AG05252 chromosome 19, NHGRI_mPonPyg2-v2.0_pri, whole genome shotgun sequence includes these proteins:
- the LOC129017933 gene encoding transmembrane ascorbate-dependent reductase CYB561 isoform X1 has product MKQKTKPGTGPLRSLEFGVSFLAPSPHMELLASCPRSRLSLWGGWAPPPSHSRDLRPLPQDDGWEGACCVCLSMEGGAAASTPAALPYYVAFSQLLGLTLVAMTGAWLGLYRGGIAWESDLQFNAHPLCMVIGLIFLQGDALLVYRVFRNEAKRTTKVLHGLLHIFALVIALVGLVAVFDYHRKEGYADLYSLHSWCGILVFVLYFVQWLVGFSFFLFPGASFSLRSRYRPQHIFFGATIFLLSVGTALLGLKEALLFKLRDKYSAFEPEGVLANVLGLLLACFGGAVLYILTRADWKRPSQAEEQALSMDFKTLTEGDSPGSQ; this is encoded by the exons atgaaacagaaaacaaagccaGGCACTGGGCCCTTGCGCTCACTAGAATTTGGGGTATCTTTCCTTGCACCCTCACCGCATATGGAACTCCTGGCGTCGTGTCCCAGGTCACGCCTGTCCCTGTGGGGAGGCTGGGCCCCTCCCCCCAGCCACTCCCGAGACTTGAGACCTCTGCCCCAGGACGATGGATGGGAAGGGGCTTGCTG CGTTTGCCTCAGCATGGAGGGCGGGGCCGCGGCATCCACCCCCGCAGCGCTGCCTTACTACGTGGCCTTCTCCCAGCTGCTGGGCCTGACCTTGGTGGCCATGACTGGCGCGTGGCTCGGGCTGTACCGAGGCGGCATTGCCTGGGAGAGCGACCTGCAGTTCAACGCGCACCCCCTCTGCATGGTCATAGGCCTGATCTTCCTGCAGGGAGATG CCCTGCTGGTTTACCGTGTCTTCAGGAACGAAGCTAAACGCACCACCAAGGTCCTGCACGGGCTGCTGCACATCTTTGCGCTCGTCATCGCCCTGGTTG GCTTGGTGGCGGTGTTCGACTACCACAGGAAGGAGGGCTACGCTGACCTGTACAGCCTACACAGCTGGTGCGGGATCCTTGTCTTTGTCCTGTACTTTGTGCAG TGGCTGGTGGGCTTCAGCTTCTTCCTGTTCCCTGGAGCTTCGTTCTCCCTGCGGAGCCGCTACCGCCCACAGCACATCTTCTTTGGTGCTACCATCTTCCTCCTTTCCGTGGGCACCGCCCTGCTGGGCCTGAAGGAGGCACTGCTGTTCAAACTCAG GGACAAGTATAGCGCGTTTGAGCCCGAGGGTGTCCTGGCCAATGTGCTGGGCCTGCTGCTGGCCTGCTTCGGTGGGGCGGTGCTCTACATCTTGACCCGGGCCGACTGGAAGCGGCCTTCCCAGGCAGAAGAGCAGGCCCTCTCCATGGACTTCAAGACGCTGACGGAGGGAGACAGCCCCGGCTCCCAGTGA
- the LOC129017933 gene encoding transmembrane ascorbate-dependent reductase CYB561 isoform X2 yields the protein MEGGAAASTPAALPYYVAFSQLLGLTLVAMTGAWLGLYRGGIAWESDLQFNAHPLCMVIGLIFLQGDALLVYRVFRNEAKRTTKVLHGLLHIFALVIALVGLVAVFDYHRKEGYADLYSLHSWCGILVFVLYFVQWLVGFSFFLFPGASFSLRSRYRPQHIFFGATIFLLSVGTALLGLKEALLFKLRDKYSAFEPEGVLANVLGLLLACFGGAVLYILTRADWKRPSQAEEQALSMDFKTLTEGDSPGSQ from the exons ATGGAGGGCGGGGCCGCGGCATCCACCCCCGCAGCGCTGCCTTACTACGTGGCCTTCTCCCAGCTGCTGGGCCTGACCTTGGTGGCCATGACTGGCGCGTGGCTCGGGCTGTACCGAGGCGGCATTGCCTGGGAGAGCGACCTGCAGTTCAACGCGCACCCCCTCTGCATGGTCATAGGCCTGATCTTCCTGCAGGGAGATG CCCTGCTGGTTTACCGTGTCTTCAGGAACGAAGCTAAACGCACCACCAAGGTCCTGCACGGGCTGCTGCACATCTTTGCGCTCGTCATCGCCCTGGTTG GCTTGGTGGCGGTGTTCGACTACCACAGGAAGGAGGGCTACGCTGACCTGTACAGCCTACACAGCTGGTGCGGGATCCTTGTCTTTGTCCTGTACTTTGTGCAG TGGCTGGTGGGCTTCAGCTTCTTCCTGTTCCCTGGAGCTTCGTTCTCCCTGCGGAGCCGCTACCGCCCACAGCACATCTTCTTTGGTGCTACCATCTTCCTCCTTTCCGTGGGCACCGCCCTGCTGGGCCTGAAGGAGGCACTGCTGTTCAAACTCAG GGACAAGTATAGCGCGTTTGAGCCCGAGGGTGTCCTGGCCAATGTGCTGGGCCTGCTGCTGGCCTGCTTCGGTGGGGCGGTGCTCTACATCTTGACCCGGGCCGACTGGAAGCGGCCTTCCCAGGCAGAAGAGCAGGCCCTCTCCATGGACTTCAAGACGCTGACGGAGGGAGACAGCCCCGGCTCCCAGTGA